The Thermococcus eurythermalis genomic sequence ATCATAGTCACCGACCCGAGGGCCGACCACCAGGCCATGAAGGAGGCCGTTGAGATTGGAATACCGATAGTTGCCCTCGTTGACACCGAGAACTTCCTCAGCTACGTTGACGTCGCTATCCCGACCAACAACAAGGGTAGGAAGGCCCTCGCGCTTATCTACTGGATACTCGCCAGGGAGATACTCTACAACAGGAAGGAAATCGAGAGCAGGGAGGACTTCAAGATTCCGGTTGAGGACTTCGAGATGAGGATTGTGAGGACCTGAGGGGAAGGTTTTTAACTTTCCCCCTGTATTTCCCCTCGCGCGGGGGTGCCCGAGCCTGGCCAAAGGGGCCGGACTTAAGATCCGGTGCCGTAGGGCTTCGCGGGTTCGAATCCCGTCCCCCGCACCAAACCTTTAAAAGTTCCCTGATGAACCAAACCCGTCAATGTCATTGAGGTGGTTGAGATGGCGAGATTCCCCGAAGCTGAAGCAAGAATCTTCAGGAAGCTTATCTGCATGCGTTGCGGCGCCACCAACCCGTGGGGCGCAAAGAAGTGCAGAAAGTGCGGATACAAGGGGCTCCGCCCCAAGGCCAGAGAACCGCGCGGTGGCGGACGCTGATTAGGTTTTCTTCAACTTTTTCAGCGTTTTTTCTAAAAACTCTATTCCCTCTTTTAGGAGCTCCTCTCCCTTCGGCGTTAGCTTGTAGTACTTTCTCGCAGGCTTCCCCGTTTCGCTCTCCTGCCACTCAGCGGTGACGTAGCCCTCCTTCTCAAGCTTGTAGAGCACGACGTAGGAGCTGACCGTTGCGGGCTCGAACTCAAAGGCCTCCTTTATCCTTTCCTTGAGCTCGTAGGCGTACATGGGCCTCTCCTGGAGGAGGCGGAGGATGTATAGCCAGAGGACTTCTTTCGTTATCTTATTCTTCAACCTCTCTATCGGCGTCGTCATGTTCCCACCTGTTTTATGTCCTGTAAATATTTTGAAGGCGTATAATTTAAGTCTTTTGGGAAAGGTTTTTTTACTATACTGTTCTAAGAACTTCTCAGGGGATGACTATGGAGTTCAACACGGGTGCCATGTTTGGTGATATGGGCATTGGGGCACTTGTCGGCTTTATCACGGGCTATGCGCTCAAAAAGTTCATGAAGCTAGTGATTGCTATAATCGGTGCCTACATCGTGAGCCTGTTCTACCTCCAGCAGAAGGGCGTCATAACGATAAACACCGATAAGCTCTTTAACCTAGCGGGGGACGTCACTCAGCAGGTAACGAGCCTTGGCCAGAAGGTTCTTGGTATACTCCCGGGCACCAGTGCGTTTGTTGCGGGGTTTTACCTCGGCTTCAAAAAAGGTTAAAATGCCTTAGCTTTTCTCTATTTCCATGAAATACGAAAAAAGGATTCTCGTGAGGCATTCGGTGGCGTCGGTCATTGCCCTCGGGATTATGGGAATAACTAGGTTTCTGTACAGCGCTGTGGTTTCACGGCGTTTTGGTGTTGAGGAGCTCGGCCTTGCGAACGCCCTGATTTCCAAGGCTTTCTTAGTGGCTATCCCGCTCAGCTTCTTCGCCGTTGCTCTGGGGAAGTATGCGTCGGAGTTCCTGGGAAGTGGCAGGGAAAATGAAGTTCGCTCGCTGGCTTTGCCTTCTTTTCTCTTACCTCTCGTGGGTCTAACCCTCCTTCCATACAGCCCGCACCTCGCCCTACTCTCAACGTTTAGGGCGGTCCAGCTTACCCTTAGGAGCTT encodes the following:
- a CDS encoding 50S ribosomal protein L40e, giving the protein MARFPEAEARIFRKLICMRCGATNPWGAKKCRKCGYKGLRPKAREPRGGGR
- a CDS encoding PadR family transcriptional regulator: MTTPIERLKNKITKEVLWLYILRLLQERPMYAYELKERIKEAFEFEPATVSSYVVLYKLEKEGYVTAEWQESETGKPARKYYKLTPKGEELLKEGIEFLEKTLKKLKKT
- a CDS encoding FUN14 domain-containing protein produces the protein MEFNTGAMFGDMGIGALVGFITGYALKKFMKLVIAIIGAYIVSLFYLQQKGVITINTDKLFNLAGDVTQQVTSLGQKVLGILPGTSAFVAGFYLGFKKG